The DNA window AAGAGGTTTCCTTCTCCTCGTCCGGCGATGCGGTGAACCGCGGCATCGGCATGGTGTTCCAGGAGCTGAACCTGTTCGGCAATATGAGCGTCGCCGAGAACATTTTCGCCACCCGGGAGATCACCAACCGCTTCGGCAAGATCGACCGCAAGGAACAGGAGAACCGCGCGGCGGAATTTCTGGAACGCCTGCAAGCCGGCATACGGCCCGACATGCTGGTCGAGGATCTGCGCATCGGCCAGCAGCAGCTGGTCGAGATCGCCAAGGCGGTTTCGCTCGACGCGCGCATCCTGATCATGGACGAACCGACATCGGCGCTGAGTGCTGCGGAAGTCGAGATCCTGTTCAAGGTGATCGCCGACCTCAAGGCGCGCGGCGTGGCCATCGTCTATATCTCGCACCGGCTGGAAGAGCTGATCCGCATCGGCGACTACATCACCGTGCTGCGCGACGGCCGCATCACCGGCCAGGAGGAGATGAAAAACGTCGATACGCAATGGATCGTTCGTCAGATGATCGGCTCCGACGCCAAGGACTTCGCCAAGGCCGACGGCCATCTTCCGGGCGAGGAGATCTTCCGCGCCGAGGACATCTGCCTGCCGCGCGCCACCGGCGGGCTTGCCGTCGACCATGTCTCGCTGTCGCTGCGCGCCGGCGAGATCCTCGGTATATACGGCCTGATGGGCGCCGGACGCAGCGAATTGTTCGACTGCATCATGGGCCGCCACGGCCATTCGACGGGCGCGATCTTCATTGGCGGCATAAAGATCAAGGAGCGCGACACGACGCGGCGCATCCGGCGCGGCCTGGCACTGATCCCCGAGGACCGCCAGCGCGAAGGGCTGGTGTCGATCCTTTCGGTCGCAAGCAACCTGACGCTGGCCAGCCTGTCGCGATTTGCCCGCCTGTTCCATATCCGTGGCGCCGACGAAAGGCAGGCGGTGACACAGATGGTGCGGGAACTGGCGATCAAGGTCGCGGACCCGGCGCAGGAAGTGTCGTCGCTGTCGGGCGGCAACCAGCAGAAAGTGGTGATCGGCAAGGCGCTGCTCACCGAACCCAAGGTGCTGTTGATGGACGAGCCCAGCCGAGGCATCGACGTCGGCGCCAAGGCAGACGTCTTCCGCACCATGCGCAAACTGTCCCGTGACGGTTTGGGGATATTGTTCGCAACCTCCGATCTCGACGAGGTGATGGCGCTGTCCGACCGCATCGCCGTGATGAGCAACGGAAAACTGACCGGCATGTTCGACCGCACTGACGCGACGGAGGCGATACTCGTCGCGGCATCGGCGCTTGGCCATGGACCGGCCCTACACACGGAGAGCACCGCCCATGACTGACATCCCAGCCAAGGCGGCCGCTCCCTCCGCTTCCAGCGGCTCGGTGCTGTTGACGCTGATGAAGCTCAGGACCTTCATCGCGCTGATCGCCGTGCTGGTCTTCTTCTCGATCGCGGCGCCGAATTTCCTGTCGACCGCCAATCTGATCCTGATGTCGAAGCATGTGGCGCTGAACGCGTTCCTGGCGATGGGCATGACCTTCGTCATCATCACGGGCGGCATCGACCTTTCGGTCGGTTCGATCGTCGGCCTGTGCGGCATGGTGGCCGGCTACCTCGTGCTCAACGGCAT is part of the Mesorhizobium loti genome and encodes:
- a CDS encoding sugar ABC transporter ATP-binding protein codes for the protein MSATAKPEIILKLEDVSKVYSGTVAVKRANFEVRKGAVNVLVGENGAGKSTLMKIIAGVERPTAGRILLEGEEVSFSSSGDAVNRGIGMVFQELNLFGNMSVAENIFATREITNRFGKIDRKEQENRAAEFLERLQAGIRPDMLVEDLRIGQQQLVEIAKAVSLDARILIMDEPTSALSAAEVEILFKVIADLKARGVAIVYISHRLEELIRIGDYITVLRDGRITGQEEMKNVDTQWIVRQMIGSDAKDFAKADGHLPGEEIFRAEDICLPRATGGLAVDHVSLSLRAGEILGIYGLMGAGRSELFDCIMGRHGHSTGAIFIGGIKIKERDTTRRIRRGLALIPEDRQREGLVSILSVASNLTLASLSRFARLFHIRGADERQAVTQMVRELAIKVADPAQEVSSLSGGNQQKVVIGKALLTEPKVLLMDEPSRGIDVGAKADVFRTMRKLSRDGLGILFATSDLDEVMALSDRIAVMSNGKLTGMFDRTDATEAILVAASALGHGPALHTESTAHD